In a genomic window of Gadus macrocephalus chromosome 9, ASM3116895v1:
- the fem1b gene encoding protein fem-1 homolog B, with product MESLAGYVYKAASEGRVLTLAALLLNHPEAETRDLLGFVTQLAGQRSTPLIIAARNGHDKVVRLLLDHYRVDTEQTGTVRFDGYVIDGATALWCAAGAGHFDVVRLLVSHHANVNHTTVTNSTPLRAACFDGRVDIVRYLVEHAADIGITNKYNNTCLMIAAYKGHADVVGFLLEHGANPDATAHCGATALHFAAEAGHLDIVQALVRRQAAMVVNGHGMTPLKVAAESCKAEVVELLLAHADCDVASRIEALELLGASFANDRENYDILKTYHYLYLAMLERHRDPARPVPKEPLAPPIEAYGGRSECRTPQELEAIRNNRDVLHMEGLMVRERILGSDNIDVSHPIIYRGAVYADNMEFDQCIKLWLHALRLRQKGSRNTHKDLLRFAQVFSQMVHLKEALRPAAVEQVLGCSVLEIQRSTARMEAAPEAELPQATDNYESNLFTFLYLVCISTKTLCSDEERARINKQIYTLIQLDPRSREGSSLLHLAISSSTPVDDFHTNDVCSFPSAQVTKLLLDCGANVNAVDREGNSPLHVIVQYHRPISDFLTLHAIIISLVEAGAHTDMTNKQQKTPLDRSTTGVSEILLKTQMKMSLKCLAARAVRQHSISYRQQIPSSLEEFVELH from the exons ATGGAGTCCCTGGCGGGGTACGTCTACAAGGCGGCCAGCGAGGGCCGCGTCCTGACGTTGGCCGCGCTGCTGCTGAACCACCCCGAGGCGGAGACACGCGACCTGCTGGGCTTCGTTACCCAGCTGGCCGGACAGCGCTCTACGCCGCTCATCATCGCGGCGCGGAACGGACACGACAAGGTGGTGCGGCTGCTGCTGGACCACTACCGGGTGGACACCGAGCAGACCGGCACGGTGCGGTTCGACGG cTACGTGATCGACGGGGCCACTGCGCTGTGGTgtgcggcgggggcggggcacTTTGATGTGGTGCGCCTGCTGGTCAGTCACCATGCCAACGTGAACCACACCACCGTCACTAACTCCACCCCCCTGCGGGCGGCCTGCTTCGACGGGCGCGTGGACATCGTGCGCTACCTGGTGGAGCACGCGGCCGACATCGGCATCACCAACAAGTACAACAACACCTGCCTGATGATCGCTGCCTACAAGGGGCACGCCGACGTGGTGGGCTTCCTGCTGGAGCACGGCGCCAACCCCGACGCCACGGCCCACTGCGGCGCCACCGCGCTGCACTTCGCGGCCGAGGCGGGCCACCTGGACATCGTGCAGGCACTGGTGCGGCGGCAGGCGGCCATGGTGGTGAACGGCCACGGCATGACGCCCCTGAAGGTGGCGGCGGAGAGCTGCAAGGCAgaggtggtggagctgctgctggcgcACGCCGACTGCGACGTGGCGAGCCGCATCGAGGCCCTGGAGCTGCTGGGCGCCTCGTTCGCCAACGACCGGGAGAACTACGACATCTTGAAGACGTACCACTACCTGTACCTGGCCATGCTGGAGCGCCACCGCGACCCGGCGCGGCCTGTCCCCAAGGAGCCGCTGGCCCCGCCCATCGAGGCCTACGGCGGCCGCAGCGAGTGCCGCACGCCGCAGGAGCTGGAGGCCATCCGCAACAACCGGGACGTCCTGCACATGGAGGGGCTGATGGTCCGGGAGCGCATCCTGGGCTCGGACAACATCGACGTGTCGCACCCCATCATCTACCGCGGCGCTGTGTACGCGGACAACATGGAGTTCGACCAGTGCATCAAGCTGTGGCTGCACGCGCTGCGGCTGCGGCAGAAGGGCAGCCGCAACACGCACAAGGACCTGCTGCGCTTTGCCCAGGTCTTCTCCCAGATGGTGCACCTGAAGGAGGCGCTGCGGCCCGCCGCCGTGGAGCAGGTGCTGGGCTGCAGCGTGCTGGAGATCCAGAGGAGCACGGCGCGCATGGAGGCGGCCCCGGAGGCCGAGCTGCCGCAGGCCACCGACAACTACGAGTCGAACCTGTTCACCTTCCTCTACCTCGTGTGCATCTCCACCAAGACGCTGTGCAGCGACGAGGAGCGCGCCCGCATCAACAAGCAGATCTACACCCTGATCCAGCTGGACCCGCGCTCCCGCGAGGGCTCGTCGCTGCTGCACCTGGCCATCAGCTCCAGCACGCCGGTGGACGACTTCCACACCAACGACGTGTGCAGCTTCCCCAGCGCCCAGGTCACcaagctgctgctggactgCGGCGCCAACGTCAACGCGGTGGACCGCGAGGGCAACAGCCCGCTGCACGTCATCGTGCAGTACCACCGGCCCATCAGCGACTTCCTGACGCTGCACGCCATCATCATCAGCCTGGTGGAGGCGGGCGCCCACACGGACATGACCAACAAGCAGCAGAAGACGCCGCTGGACCGCAGCACCACCGGCGTCTCGGAGATCCTC
- the ciao2a gene encoding cytosolic iron-sulfur assembly component 2A, giving the protein MNMEEKELEVYDVIRSIRDPEKPNTLEELDVVTESCVEVRPLPGDEYLIIIKFSPTVPHCSLATLIGLCLQVKLQRCLPFKHKLEIYVSEGTHSTEEDINKQINDKERVAAAMENPDLREIVEQCVTEPDD; this is encoded by the exons ATGAACATGGAGGAAAAAGAATTAGAGGTCTACG ATGTGATCCGGTCTATACGGGACCCGGAGAAGCCGAAcaccctggaggagctggacgtggTGACGGAGAGCTGCGTGGAAGTccgcccgctgccgggcgacgagtacctcatcatcatcaagtTCTCGCCCACCGTCCCCCACTGCTCGCTGGCCACCCTTATCG GTCTGTGCTTACAGGTCAAACTGCAGCGCTGTTTACCTTTCAAACACAAG CTGGAGATCTACGTCTCTGAAGGAACCCACTCCACAGAGGAAGACA TTAACAAACAGATCAACGATAAGGAGCGGGTCGCGGCGGCAATGGAGAACCCCGACCTGAGGGAGATCGTGGAGCAGTGTGTGACGGAACCAgatgactaa